The sequence GGGGAAAATTCCTCAGTCGCCCTCTTCGGTCCGGTGGCCGAGGTCGAACTTCTTGACCCGGTACCGCAGCTCGTCGCGCGTGAGCCCAAGCAGCCGGGCCGCCCGGGTTTGATTGCCATGCGTGAGATCGAGCGCCTGCCGGACGAAGTCCCGCTCCACGTCCTCGAAGACGATCCCCGAGGGCGGCAGCTGGAAGGAGGGTGCCTCTCGAGGCCCACCCGCGGCATGACCGGCGATCTCCGGTGCCAGGTCCCCGGGTGACAGATCGCCCTCGTCGGCCAGGATCATGGCGCGCTCGATCACGTTCCGCAGCTCGCGCACGTTACCCGGCCAATCGTACTGCACCAGCAGGCGCACGACCTCGGGAGTGAGGCGCGGCTGGCGCTTCTTGAACTCGCGGCTGAAGTGCTCGAGGAAGTGCTGCGCCAGGAGCGGGATGTCCTCCCGCCGCTCGCGGAGCGGCGGGATCGTGATCGTGACGACCTGGAGCCGGTAGTACAGGTCCTTGCGGAACGTCCCGTCCTGCACCGCCGCCCGCAAGTCCCTGTTCGTCGCCGCAACGATCCGGATATCCACGCTGATGTCCTTCGTCCCGCCCACGCGCCGGAACCGCCGCTCTTCGAGCACTCGGAGCAGCTTGGCCTGGAGCGCCGGCGTCATGTCCCCGATCTCGTCCAGGAAGAGTGTCCCGCCGTGGGCGAGCTCCAGGAGGCCCCTCTTCTGCACCTTGGCATCCGTGAAAGCGCCCCGCTCGTGGCCGAACAGCTCGGACTCCAGCAGCGTCTCCGGCATGGCCGTGCAGGTGATCTCCATGAACGGCTCCTCGGCCCGACTGCTCTCGTAGTGGAACGCCTTGGCCAGGACGTCCTTGCCGGTCCCGCTCTCGCCCTGAATCAGCACCATGGTGGCACCGCTCGCGCTCACCTTCCGCGCCAGCGCGACGACGTCCTGGATGGTCCGGCTCTTCCCGACGATGCGGTCGAAGTGGAACGGGTAGAGGTGCTTCTCCCGCAAGAACTCGACCTTCTGGCGGAGCTGCCGCGTCTCGAGCGCATTCCGGAGAGTCACCGCCAGGTTGTCGAAGTCAATGGGCTTGGGGATGTAATCGTAAGCCCCGAGCCGCATGGCCTCCACGGCAGTCGCCACGTCGGCATACGCCGTCATGATGACCACCTGGATGTCCGGATGAGCCTCCTTGATCTGCCGGATCACCTGGATCCCGTCGGTGTCGGGCAGCTTGAGGTCGAGCAGCACCAGGTCCGGGCTGTCGTCCCGCACCGCCGCCAGGGCGGTCGCCCCGTCCTCGGCCGTCTCTACGGTGTAGCCGCCCTTCTCGAGCATCTGCTCGAGGGACCAACGGATCAATCGCTCGTCGTCAACGACCAGCACTCTGGGCGACATGTTTCCCCCTCCCGCCGCGGTCGGCCGGCAGTGCGCTTGGCGGTGCGGTCGGCAGCGCGATCGTGAAGGCAGTGCCTTTGCCCACGACGCTCTCGACCGTGATGCGGCCCCCGTGCTCCTCGACGACCCGGGCCGTGATGGCGAGCCCCAGCCCGGTGCCCTGGGCCTTCGTCGTGAAGAAGGGCTGGAAAATGCGGCCGATCTGATCCTCGGGAATCCCGGCGCCCGTGTCGGCGATGCGGATCTGCACCGGCCGCCCGTTGCCCGGGAGCGTGCGTGTCTCGATCGTGAGGCGGCCGCCATGAGGCATGGCTTGCCGGGCATTCACCAGGATGTTGAGCAGCGCTTGGTGGAGCAGGTTGGGGTCCACGGAGACGGGCGGCAGCGAGCTGTCCAGGCGGCGGACCACCTCGATGTCCCCGCGGGGCAAGAACTTCAGGCTCTGCTCCAGGAGGCCATTGATCTCCACGAGGAGACGCTGTGGCTTTTCCGGGCGCGCGTACTGCAGGAGGTCGGTCAGCGTGCGGTTCATGCGCGCGATCTGGGCCTGGAGGTCGGCGAGCAGCGCCCGCCGCTCGTCGTCCGGCTGGAACTGGCCGCCGAGCACGTGCAGCGCGCCCGAGATGCCCGCCAGCGGGTTCCGCAGCTCGTGGGCGAGACCCGCTGCCAGCTCCCCCACTGTCGCCAGACGGTCCCATCGCAGCAGCTGCTCCTGCTGCCGCTCGAGCGCCTCCCGCCGCCGGCGCGCCTGCTCGGCCACCATCCCCATGCACAGCCCGACCAGGCCGAAGAACGCCACGCGGAGCGCGACGCCGGGCATGGGCGGCGGCCACGTCCCCGCCAGCAGGTAGAGGGCCGACGCGGCTACGGCGGTCAGCAGTCCGGTGCGGAGGCCGAAGTAGAAGGCGTGGAGCGCGATCAGCAGGATGAACGCCAGGTGCAGGTCGCTGGCGAACCCCCCCGTGATGCGGACGAGGAAAAAGATGGTTCCCAGGTCGAATACGAGCGCGATCCGGTAGAGGAGCGCTATCCGGCCCGGGTGCACCGCGTTCAGGAGGTAGATCCCCACGCTGAAGACGAAGAACATGGACAGGATCGGGAGCTGCGGAGCCCTGGTCCAGTCCGGAGCCACAGCCCACCACGCCACGCCGGCGGCCAGGGCCCCCGCGCGCAGCCCGAGGAACCAGAGGTCCAGGGGCTCGAGGCCCATGCGGTGCCCCCACTGCTCGACGTGGGTCCAGGTGTCGTTCATCCGCGCCATCCGTGCGTCTCGTGGGCTCTCTGGTCCGCTTGAGCGACCTTCACTGGGAATCCCATGGCTGCTGCCGTTGCACCGGCGGGCACGACTGAGGACCGCGGAGTGCCCTCGGGCCGGACCGGCGGCGCGGCGGGTGATGGTGCCCCGCCGCGCCGCGCGCCCTGGGCCGCCTGGCGGCGCGCCTCGGCAAGCATGGAACGCGCCCGCTCGGCGTCCGTGCCCGTCGGGACCAGAGCCAGGAAGCCCTCGAGGGCCCGCGCCGCGGCGGCGTAATCCTTCTTGCCCTCGAAGAGCATGTGCGCCCGGTCCCAGTGGGCGTGGGCGTACTTCGGGTCCGCTCGCAGGGCTTCGTCCATGCGCGCGAGTCCCTGATCCATGTGGCCACCCTGATAGAGGATGAGGCCCAAATGGGTAAGGGCCTCGGCGTTCTTCGGCTCCCGGCTGAGCACGCGCTGGTAGGCCCAGATGGCCGCTGGGACCTTGCCCTCGTCGAGCGCCTGATGGGCGAAGACGAGCAGCTTCCCCGTCGGCGCGGCCTCCGCCTCCACCTCCTTGCTGAGGGCCTCCAACGCGACGCTCACGCCGACGCCGGCGGGCGCTGCGGCCCCTCCCGCTGTCCGCCCTGCGGCCGGGCGCTTGTCGGTCGTGGATCGGCCGAGGAAGATGCCCACGCCCAGGCCCACGAGGAGGAGCGCCACCGCCCCCAGGGT is a genomic window of Candidatus Rokuibacteriota bacterium containing:
- a CDS encoding tetratricopeptide repeat protein, translated to MSSVEDLKRQLEAAYAAIRELDDDLAAGRLGPSDHAELKQRSERRAAGLLKRLRQSEQEGRRSRSEAAPPPVGARLRSPLALTLGAVALLLVGLGVGIFLGRSTTDKRPAAGRTAGGAAAPAGVGVSVALEALSKEVEAEAAPTGKLLVFAHQALDEGKVPAAIWAYQRVLSREPKNAEALTHLGLILYQGGHMDQGLARMDEALRADPKYAHAHWDRAHMLFEGKKDYAAAARALEGFLALVPTGTDAERARSMLAEARRQAAQGARRGGAPSPAAPPVRPEGTPRSSVVPAGATAAAMGFPVKVAQADQRAHETHGWRG
- a CDS encoding ATP-binding protein produces the protein MARMNDTWTHVEQWGHRMGLEPLDLWFLGLRAGALAAGVAWWAVAPDWTRAPQLPILSMFFVFSVGIYLLNAVHPGRIALLYRIALVFDLGTIFFLVRITGGFASDLHLAFILLIALHAFYFGLRTGLLTAVAASALYLLAGTWPPPMPGVALRVAFFGLVGLCMGMVAEQARRRREALERQQEQLLRWDRLATVGELAAGLAHELRNPLAGISGALHVLGGQFQPDDERRALLADLQAQIARMNRTLTDLLQYARPEKPQRLLVEINGLLEQSLKFLPRGDIEVVRRLDSSLPPVSVDPNLLHQALLNILVNARQAMPHGGRLTIETRTLPGNGRPVQIRIADTGAGIPEDQIGRIFQPFFTTKAQGTGLGLAITARVVEEHGGRITVESVVGKGTAFTIALPTAPPSALPADRGGRGKHVAQSAGR
- a CDS encoding sigma-54 dependent transcriptional regulator, with translation MSPRVLVVDDERLIRWSLEQMLEKGGYTVETAEDGATALAAVRDDSPDLVLLDLKLPDTDGIQVIRQIKEAHPDIQVVIMTAYADVATAVEAMRLGAYDYIPKPIDFDNLAVTLRNALETRQLRQKVEFLREKHLYPFHFDRIVGKSRTIQDVVALARKVSASGATMVLIQGESGTGKDVLAKAFHYESSRAEEPFMEITCTAMPETLLESELFGHERGAFTDAKVQKRGLLELAHGGTLFLDEIGDMTPALQAKLLRVLEERRFRRVGGTKDISVDIRIVAATNRDLRAAVQDGTFRKDLYYRLQVVTITIPPLRERREDIPLLAQHFLEHFSREFKKRQPRLTPEVVRLLVQYDWPGNVRELRNVIERAMILADEGDLSPGDLAPEIAGHAAGGPREAPSFQLPPSGIVFEDVERDFVRQALDLTHGNQTRAARLLGLTRDELRYRVKKFDLGHRTEEGD